Genomic DNA from Planifilum fimeticola:
TCTCCACCGAACGGATCGCGGCCAGGAGTTTCGGCAGATAATGGTCGCACATCGGTGGAGCGGGATTTTGAGAAACAGGACGCTTATATCCGGACACCTCCGGGTCGATAAAATGAGGAAAAACCCTTGCCACCCATTCAAAAAAACATAAAATCATCCCTGTTGCTCAACCTCTTTCATAAACCTTTCCGTGAAACGTGATATGACCGGGGATTCGCATTGCCGTGGGCATTAACAGAGAAGGAGCGCCCAAACAATGGAGAATGTATCCGACAGCGTGAAATCCGAATCCATCCAATCCTTTCAATCAACCATCCGCAAGAGCGAAAACGCCTTGGATCAGATGGCTGAAAAAGGCGCAAACACCGCCTTGATAAGGAAAAGGCTCAAGGCCTTTCGCATCGGCCTTTCCATGTTGAAAAGCACCTGGTATCAAGAGCCGCATCCTTACACACAGGAAGAGCTGGCGGAAGCCCGTCATGTCCTGGCGGGTTTGCTCCCTTCGATTAAGAGGATTTATGCGAAATCCAAGGAAGGCAGCCCGCAAAAAACCCTTCTGGAAAGGAGAATTAAGGCCTTTCAGTTGGCTGTTCAAGCCATTGACGATTTTGCAAAACGGCAAGAAGAACAGGCCGGCCGTTGACCGGTGTGCCTGTCGACCCGGCCGGAGGCGGCGGTCCTTTCGCAGCCGATAAGCGCCCTGATCTGCAAGGCGGTTTGGAAGCGCTTTCGGGACTTTCGGGCGTAAACAGTGATGCTCTTGTGGCAAAGTCGTGCGGTTTCCTGTCCTCACCCCCGCTTTCCCGCTTTTCGCCCTCCTTGCCCGCCAATCTTTTTTGCGATTGAGGGAGGGGTTTCATCTGCCGTCTCCCGATCCGGAAATGGGGAGGAACGCCGAGATGTTTCAGATCGCCGCGTATTTTCTGGGATTGATCGTGATGCAGATGATTCGCCGGCCCTACGAGAGACGGGTGAAGTCAAACCGGATTGTGGTCGCCCGCAAAACGGCACTGGAGAAGTTTCTGCTGGCGCAGATGGCCGTCGGGATCGTCTTCATCCCGCTGATTTATGCCTTCACTTCGCTCCTCGACTTCGCCGATTACCGGCTGCCGTCCTGGACGACATGGCTGGGCATCGGGGTCTCCGCGGCGGCCCTTTGGTTCTTTTGGCGCTCCCATGCGGATTTGGGGAGAAACTGGTCCCCCACTCTCGAATTGAGGGAAGAGCATGAATTGATCACCCATGGTGTGTACCAATATGTGAGGCATCCGATGTATGCCGCCGGCATGTTGTGGGGAGCCGTCCAGGGACTGATCCTGCATAACTGGATCGCGGGTTGGTCCCCCTTCCTGTCCCTCTTGATCCTGTATTTTCTTCGCGTTTCCCGGGAGGAGCAGATGATGCTCGATCAGTTCGGGGAGGCGTATCAGGCGTACAGGCAGCGAACGGGGCGCATCTTTCCGCGGTGGCGGCGGAGCTGAGCAGGATCGCTTTGCGTTGCATCCCGGGGGCGATCCGGGTGCGCGCGCCCTCCGCCCCTTCAACGGAAATTCACGATTTTCGCCGCCGACCGCTTTGATTTGAAGGCGGACTGTGGTATTTATGACTGTGGGAGTAACAGAAACTGATAGGGGACAGCGCGAAAACCGCACTAAAGGAGAGAAGGGGATGAGTCGTGAGCTTTGAACGGATTCACCTGATCGTGATGGACTCGGTGGGCATCGGGGAAGCGCCGGATGCGGCGGATTTCGATGACGCGGGGGCGGACACCCTCGGCAACATCGCCCGGGTGTGCGGCGGGCTCCGCATGCCCAACATGGCGAAGCTCGGGCTGTCCAACATCCGCCCGATTCCGGGAATTCCGGCGGCGGAGCGGCCCATGGCCTATTACGGCAAAATGCAGGAAGCCTCCCGCAGCAAGGACACGATGACGGGACATTGGGAGATCATGGGGCTGTATATCGATCAACCCTTCCGCGTCTTTCCGGAGGGGTTTCCCGATGAACTGATCCGGCGAATCGAAGCCGAAACGGGCCGGAAAGTGATCGGCAACAAGCCGGCCAGCGGTACGCAGATCATCCAGGAGCTCGGCGAGGAGCATATGAGGACCGGAGCGCTGATCGTGTATACGTCCGCCGATTCGGTGTTGCAGATCGCCGCCCATGAGGAGGTGATCCCCCTCGAGGAACTGTACGGGATCTGCGAATTTTGCCGGGAGATCACCCGGGATGATCCCTATCGGATCGGAAGGATCATCGCCCGCCCCTTCGTCGGGGAGCAGGCGGGCCGGTTCACCCGGACGGCCAACCGGCGCGATTTTGCCTTGAAACCCTTCGGCCGGACGACGATGAACGAGTTGAAGGACCACGGCTTGGACGTCATCGCCCTGGGAAAGATCACCGATATCTATGACGGCGAGGGGATTACCCGGACGATTCGCACCGAATCCAACATGGACGGCATGGACAAGTTTGTCGCCACCTTTGATGAACCCTTCACCGGGCTCAGCTTCATCAATCTCGTCGATTTCGATTCAAAGTACGGCCACCGGCGGGATCCGCAGGGGTATGCCCGGGCTCTGGAGGAGTTTGACCGGCGCCTTCCGGAAGTGCTGGACAAGATGGCGGAGAAGGACCTTTTGATCATCACGGCGGACCACGGAAACGACCCGACCTTCAGGGGGACGGATCACACCCGGGAACGGGTGCCCCTCCTCGTT
This window encodes:
- a CDS encoding protein-S-isoprenylcysteine O-methyltransferase — translated: MFQIAAYFLGLIVMQMIRRPYERRVKSNRIVVARKTALEKFLLAQMAVGIVFIPLIYAFTSLLDFADYRLPSWTTWLGIGVSAAALWFFWRSHADLGRNWSPTLELREEHELITHGVYQYVRHPMYAAGMLWGAVQGLILHNWIAGWSPFLSLLILYFLRVSREEQMMLDQFGEAYQAYRQRTGRIFPRWRRS
- the deoB gene encoding phosphopentomutase — protein: MSFERIHLIVMDSVGIGEAPDAADFDDAGADTLGNIARVCGGLRMPNMAKLGLSNIRPIPGIPAAERPMAYYGKMQEASRSKDTMTGHWEIMGLYIDQPFRVFPEGFPDELIRRIEAETGRKVIGNKPASGTQIIQELGEEHMRTGALIVYTSADSVLQIAAHEEVIPLEELYGICEFCREITRDDPYRIGRIIARPFVGEQAGRFTRTANRRDFALKPFGRTTMNELKDHGLDVIALGKITDIYDGEGITRTIRTESNMDGMDKFVATFDEPFTGLSFINLVDFDSKYGHRRDPQGYARALEEFDRRLPEVLDKMAEKDLLIITADHGNDPTFRGTDHTRERVPLLVYSPRFLSGGKELPLRQTFADVGATIADNFGVPLPENGTSFLKDLK